The DNA region ATGCCGACAAAATTATTGTTTTGGATAACGGACTGATATGTGAGGAGGGAACGCACGATGAACTCCTTGCCCGGAATGGTGCATATCGTCGTTTATACGAACTGCAGTTCAAAGGGCAGAGCTAAATTTTTCCTGCGATGCCATGCATTTTGTCGTTTTTTCATCGCTGTTGGGAGCCGGTGCAAATGATGGGAAGGTGAACGGGAAAAATCACATTATCCGATGAAGAAAATCAAATTTCTGGAAACCAACAGGATGCAGAAGGCTTGGCAGCAATCTTTTGTTAACCACAAGGAGCATAGGCTCGCATAGAACGGGGGGTTGTTGTGCAGGGGCCTGCGGGGATCCTCTCGGTGGTCTGTGATTTACAAGTATGATCAGAACGTCTTACGCATAAAATAAACCACCAGCAGACTGCTGGGAATCAGCAGGGCAGTGGATAGCAGCGGAGAAAATCCGATGACGGTCAGGGTTGGAGCCAGTGCCAGCACACCGCAGGGTATGGCCAGTTTAATGAGTCGCCATCCTATGGATTGATGCCCCAGCCGGATGAGGAGGGCCAAGCTAAGGACGCAGAACACGCATTCACTGAAACAGGTGGCGATGGCTGCCCCCAGTGCGCCGAATCGCGGAATAAGAATCAGATTAGCTAGCACATTGCTTAGAACCACCCCGGTTAACAGCACGGGCAGATATTTTTCTCGCCCAGTAGACAATAGGAATTCCTCGGAAAGGGTTCCAAACAGTTTGATACCGAGACTGGGCAGCAGGGTCGCCAGTAAGATGATGGATCCGAGGTAGGCCTCACCAAAAAACCAGCGAATAAGTACGGGCTGTATAAAACCTGCCACAATGAGGCAGGGTAGCACTAGTAATAATAGAATCCGGGTCGCTTCATACAGTTTTTTGGGCAGTAGTTCCGGTGTCTTTAAATAGCACTGGGCAAAGCTCGTGAAGGCGACATAAAAAACAACCCGAGGGAGTGCCGCAAAAATTTCCAGAACACGATAGGCGGCACTGTAATAGCCCACCTCCTCTACGGGGGCCATGGCTTTGAGCATGATCACATCAATTTGGTAGTAAAGAATCCACATCATTCCGTGCAGTGCAAAGGGCAGTGCCTTTCTATAGATGGAATAGATGGAGGGACGGTGTTCCTTTGACCAAAGCTTTACCCTCTTTGCGAGATACCAACCGATGCCTATATTGTCTAGCAGTCGCGCTGTGGCCATGATGGCTACAACCCAGATGATGTTTTTTGTCCAGAGCAGCGCAGCCCCCGCAAAGAAGACCATAAACAGTCGTTCAACAGCGACAGAAACGGTTTCCATCTTAAACCAGGCATGCCCTTTCATTACACTGCGCCAGAGGAATTTAAAACTGCGGAAGATTTCGGAAAAGATGACTAGATAGCAGACGGCTATGCCATATCCGTCAAAGTCAAACAGATGGCACAGCAACGGCAGAATGAGCAGGACGGGCAGGGCATTAAGTGCCTGCATCCCCAGATAGAGAAGGGTCGATTCTGATCCTTTCGTCGGGTTTTCCGCAACGTCTCTGTTGAGAAGCACTTGCAGTCCAAACTGAATAAAGAGCGACAGAATACCGCCCAGTGCCACCGCCGCCGAGAATACGCCGTACTGTTCCGGGCCGAGTACACGAGCGATCATAATATAGAAAACAAAGGTGAGTGCCAGCGTCGCTTCACCCAGCAGCGCGTAGATATAGGATACGTCGAAATTTTTTATAAAATCGATGAGCTTTCCAAGCTTTGTCCGCATTATTGCCCGTCACGTTCTGATTGTTCTATGTGTACGGTCGTGAGGCGGAATATTCCACTCCCGCCGTAATAAACACGCGGTTCAATTTCTTCCACCCCTTTGGCCTCGACGATAAGCTCCAGCGTGGCATCATTCTGTGTGCCTGCTGCATATTCTGATGCCATAATTACCGTTCCCTTTTGTGAAGCGATTTCAAACAACACTGGCTGGTTTTGCATTACATTTTCCATGCTGAAATGGAAAGAAATGATCCATTTCCCTTCAGAGATAAAGCGATAAAAACCATATAAGAGCAAGCCTTCCCCGTCTTGTTGCGTCGCGATGCGTATTTTATCACCATCGGGAGTGGTTTGATTGGTTCCCGTTTGCAGATGTGCGTTGCAGGCAGACAGGTCGTAACGAATCAAATCGGGCTTCTCAAAGGGAATCAAGGCCAGCTGTGCCTGATTGTATAGAACATAAGGTGTTCGGTTCGAATAACAGTTGGCGAGGAAGCTGTTCTGTCCTTTTGCGCTTCGCATCACTAGCGGGTCGGAATGAACACCTCTGATGTTCAACATGTTCTCTCCTGTAACATCGAAGGAAAATCCTTCGAGAAAGACTAAGGCATTGGTGGGTGCCTTTTGCAGCGCACGAGCAACCATTGCCTGTTCGGCATTGCGATTGTAGAAATCGCGAATGTTTAGGCGAACAAAGGGAATGGCTGCTGCGATTAAATAAATGAGACCCGCCATCAACAGGAGCCGTCGCAGGATAGGGCGTTGACTCAGCCTGTTTCCTATGCGCTGCACACCGAATGCTGACGAAAGGAAAAGGAAGGGCAGTATTTCGAAATAGTACAAAGGCCGAAGATGTTCTATGCCCGGGAACCAGAAGTAAATATATCCTGCGCAAACGGTGAGGATGGTTCCAATACAAAGTGGACTCCATCGCCGATTCCAGCCAATGAGCGATAATGCACATGCGATTACAAGTCCTCCTCTTGACCCCCACAGCCATATGTCCAGTGCTTTGATGTTGTGCCATGTATTCTGAAGACCCCGCAGTACGGTGTGGTCAATAACGAGCCCGCCGGTATGACGCAGGCCGAAGCCCAGACCCTCACTGGGATCATAATATAAGTAGGTCGATAGTATGTGATGACCCACGGCCTGATTGTTATACTCCAGATAAATTAGAATAAACAGAGCCGGTACCATACCAAACAGTATACATCCCAGGAACCATGAACGGTTGCGGCGATGCCAAAGGGTTGCTAACGCATCGATCGCATAGGGTAGTACCAGTAGTAAGGCGGTGAAAGTGCGATTGAGAAACAGAAAGCCCCAGAACATGCCTGCCAGTGCCGCGTAGCGTTTCCATTCCGTCTGTTGCCAGCGTATATAGCAGAACAGCATGGCTACAGAAGCGATAAACCCACTGGTATGACTTAATAACGATCCATAAATAAATACATAAAAGGGTGATACGACCATTAAAAGCGGGATGAGCCCCGATCGGATATCTAGTCGCCGTCCGATGGCTCCCATAATCATGATTCCGATGGCTGCACCGACGAAGGACATAAATCGGGGATGCTGGATGAGGACACCGGGGATCAACCATAATCCGTGGCCTGGCGGATAACGGGACAGCCAGCCCACGTCTTTATTCAGGATAATCATTTCATGATGAAATGCCTCCGGCATTTCGGGTGCTGGACGAGCAATTATTCCGTCAGCAAAGCATTGTGCCTGAAAAAGATAACTATTTTCATCAGATGTTAGAGGTCGATTCTGGTAGGCAAATTGTGCAACCAGAAACGCCAGCAGTGCCGCAAGAATAGCAAAGGTAACATCCTGTACGATGGATGTGCGTTTGCAACAGTTTGGAATAAGCATAGCT from Spartobacteria bacterium includes:
- a CDS encoding flippase, with the translated sequence MRTKLGKLIDFIKNFDVSYIYALLGEATLALTFVFYIMIARVLGPEQYGVFSAAVALGGILSLFIQFGLQVLLNRDVAENPTKGSESTLLYLGMQALNALPVLLILPLLCHLFDFDGYGIAVCYLVIFSEIFRSFKFLWRSVMKGHAWFKMETVSVAVERLFMVFFAGAALLWTKNIIWVVAIMATARLLDNIGIGWYLAKRVKLWSKEHRPSIYSIYRKALPFALHGMMWILYYQIDVIMLKAMAPVEEVGYYSAAYRVLEIFAALPRVVFYVAFTSFAQCYLKTPELLPKKLYEATRILLLLVLPCLIVAGFIQPVLIRWFFGEAYLGSIILLATLLPSLGIKLFGTLSEEFLLSTGREKYLPVLLTGVVLSNVLANLILIPRFGALGAAIATCFSECVFCVLSLALLIRLGHQSIGWRLIKLAIPCGVLALAPTLTVIGFSPLLSTALLIPSSLLVVYFMRKTF